In the Harmonia axyridis chromosome 3, icHarAxyr1.1, whole genome shotgun sequence genome, one interval contains:
- the LOC123675416 gene encoding histone H2A — protein sequence MSGRGKGGKVKGKAKSRSNRAGLQFPVGRIHRLLRKGNYAERVGAGAPVYLAAVMEYLAAEVLELAGNAARDNKKTRIIPRHLQLAIRNDEELNKLLSGVTIAQGGVLPNIQAVLLPKKTEKKS from the coding sequence atgtctGGTCGCGGTAAAGGTGGAAAAGTTAAGGGTAAGGCAAAGTCTCGTTCCAACCGAGCTGGATTACAATTTCCAGTTGGTCGTATTCATCGTTTATTACGCAAAGGAAATTATGCTGAACGAGTTGGAGCTGGAGCACCCGTCTATCTAGCCGCTGTTATGGAATATCTAGCCGCCGAAGTTTTGGAATTGGCCGGTAACGCAGCACGTGACAACAAGAAAACCAGAATTATTCCCAGACATCTTCAGCTGGCAATCAGAAACGACGAAGAGTTGAACAAATTGCTATCGGGAGTAACTATCGCTCAAGGTGGTGTTTTACCGAATATCCAAGCCGTCCTCTTGCCAAAGAAGACAGAAAAGAAATCATAA
- the LOC123675417 gene encoding uncharacterized protein LOC123675417, whose amino-acid sequence MGFYHDIATTYGQEEATRLKRWSSNNIKLASARNRRIFLLECKRRNLVPNHINHSIKSVQKLFEIEGGKKLNKKIDNFNNKLTSSISRLEVNHVNLRISHLETANEDIMRMLKDIMSRELLMEFKKRQRILYNKRFHIIKLTNIKKIGKLEEMNKPNWKNQEKWFRNLSSIQIPKEIENFLSLGSKFSMAVPVGEISMDNLIADVEDIIQKTTEKNQDLYRAKVSSIIASYIHKNRDIMYQTDRPYRIAREFLKANENLIILNSDKGAVTVAMDREDYTQKMYTIINSESFKQIPRDPTTTLQNKCNDYNEFYVQTFGCAMGSKLSPILSQYVMDHLLDVCIPLLSFNLIFLKKFVDDLILALPHTGIDEIQQIFNSYDPHIQFTIEREDENKTVPFLDTKVCRINNTIKLDWYRKNSASNKFINYQSEHPIQVKINCVKEMKARIKNICHPDLVDANLKKLYRIFQENSYPRGLLNKLLYESNNNPEQPKPEPKPPEAAEGDDNRMPENTKYGSLPNIRDLTSKIKNCFKEENIKIATYNTKSISRLYSRIKDQTPTLLRSNVVYKMNCAECECTYIGHTSQWLKSRLALHKSDITKNNQRCALTIHAVEKGHRIDFDSAEIVATQKKYNKRLILEMINIRNQKDPINKKTDIQKLSNVYTYLLTYPNIKERKNFYDGPLDE is encoded by the exons atGGGATTTTATCATGACATCGCCACAACTTATGGACAAGAAGAGGCAACAAGACTTAAAAGGTGgagctcaaataatatcaagcTGGCATCTGCCCGAAATAGGAGAATATTCCTGTTGGAGTGTAAGAGAAGAAATCTGGTACCTAATCATATAAATCACAGCATTAAAAGTGTTCAGAAGctttttgaaattgaaggagggaaaaaactaaataagaaaatcgaTAATTTCAACAACAAGTTAACTAGTTCTATCTCACGCTTGGAGGTTAATCATGTAAACTTAAGAATCAGTCATTTAGAAACAGCTAATGAGGATATTATGAGGATGTTAAAGGACATCATGTCACGAGAATTGTTAATGGAGTTTAAGAAAAGACAGAGAATTCTATACAACAAACGATTCCatataataaaactgacaaacaTCAAAAAGATTGGAAAACTGGAAGAGATGAATAAGCCAAATTGGAAGAATCAAGAAAAATGGTTTAGGAATCTGTCGTCAATACAGATTCCtaaagaaatagaaaattttctatcgTTAGGATCGAAGTTCAGCATGGCTGTACCTGTAGGGGAGATATCGATGGACAATCTCATTGCCGATGTGGAAGATATTATTCAAAAGACAACTGAGAAGAATCAAGACCTATACCGAGCAAAAGTATCCAGCATCATAGCCAgttatattcacaaaaataggGACATAATGTACCAAACAGACAGACCATATAGAATTGCAAGGGAATTTCTGAAAGCTAATGAAAATCTTATCATCCTTAATAGCGACAAAGGAGCAGTCACTGTGGCCATGGACAGAGAAGACTATACTCAAAAAAtgtatacaataataaattcagaaaGTTTCAAACAAATACCGAGAGATCCTACAACCACATTGCAAAACAAATGCAATGACTAT AATGAATTCTATGTGCAAACATTTGGCTGCGCCATGGGATCGAAGCTTAGCCCGATCTTGTCACAATATGTAATGGACCATCTACTGGATGTATGTATACCGTTGCTGTCATTCAATCTCATTTTCCTGAAGAAATTTGTTGACGACCTAATCCTTGCACTGCCTCACACAGGCATAGATGAaatacaacaaattttcaacagcTATGATCCACACATACAATTTACAAtagagagagaagatgaaaataaaacagTACCCTTTTTAGACACGAAGGTATGTAGAATAAATAACACAATTAAACTAGACTGGTACAGAAAGAATTCAGCATCCAATAAGTTCATCAACTATCAGTCAGAACATCCAATAcaagtaaaaataaattgtgTTAAAGAAATGAAAGCCAGGATCAAGAACATTTGTCACCCAGATTTGGTGGATGCGAATCTGAAGAAATTATACCGGATATTTCAAGAAAACTCTTATCCGAGAGGATTACTAAACAAATTATTGTACGAGTCAAATAATAATCCAGAACAACCTAAACCTGAACCAAAACCACCTGAAGCAGCAGAAGGAGATGATAACAGAATGCCAGAAAACACAAAATATGGTTCCCTGCCAAATATTAGAGATTTGACTAGTAAgatcaaaaattgtttcaaggAGGAAAATATAAAGATAGCAACGTATAATACAAAAAGCATTTCAAGATTATACAGCAGAATAAAAGATCAAACACCAACACTACTTAGGTCAAATGTTGTCTATAAGATGAATTGTGCGGAATGTGAGTGCACATATATTGGTCACACGTCCCAGTGGCTAAAAAGCAGATTGGCCTTACACAAAAGTGACATCACAAAAAACAACCAGCGATGTGCTTTAACCATACATGCGGTAGAGAAAGGACATAGGATTGACTTCGACAGTGCAGAGATAGTGGCAACTCAGAAAAAGTATAACAAAAGACTCATACTCGAGATGATAAACATAAGGAACCAGAAAGacccaataaataaaaagaccGACATACAGAAACTAAGtaatgtatatacctatctaCTCACATACCCTAACATTAaagaacgaaaaaatttttatgatggaCCGTTGGATGAATAA
- the LOC123675418 gene encoding uncharacterized protein LOC123675418, which produces MDHLLDVCIPLLSFNLIFLKKFVDDLILALPHTGIDEIQQIFNSYDPHIQFTIEREDENKTVPFLDTKVCRINNTIKLDWYRKNSASNKFINYQSEHPIQVKINCVKEMKARIKNICHPDLVDANLKKLYRIFQENSYPRGLLNKLLYESNNNPEQPKPEPKPPEAAEGDDNRMPENTKYGSLPNIRDLTSKIKNCFKEENIKIATYNTKSISRLYSRIKDQTPTLLRSNVVYKMNCAECECTYIGHTSQWLKSRLALHKSDITKNNQRCALTIHAVEKGHRIDFDSAEIVATQKKYNKRLILEMINIRNQKDPINKKTDIQKLSNVYTYLLTYPNIKERKNFYDGPLDE; this is translated from the coding sequence ATGGACCATCTACTGGATGTATGTATACCGTTGCTGTCATTCAATCTCATTTTCCTGAAGAAATTTGTTGACGACCTAATCCTTGCACTGCCTCACACAGGCATAGATGAaatacaacaaattttcaacagcTATGATCCACACATACAATTTACAAtagagagagaagatgaaaataaaacagTACCCTTTTTAGACACGAAGGTATGTAGAATAAATAACACAATTAAACTAGACTGGTACAGAAAGAATTCAGCATCCAATAAGTTCATCAACTATCAGTCAGAACATCCAATAcaagtaaaaataaattgtgTTAAAGAAATGAAAGCCAGGATCAAGAACATTTGTCACCCAGATTTGGTGGATGCGAATCTGAAGAAATTATACCGGATATTTCAAGAAAACTCTTATCCGAGAGGATTACTAAACAAATTATTGTACGAGTCAAATAATAATCCAGAACAACCTAAACCTGAACCAAAACCACCTGAAGCAGCAGAAGGAGATGATAACAGAATGCCAGAAAACACAAAATATGGTTCCCTGCCAAATATTAGAGATTTGACTAGTAAgatcaaaaattgtttcaaggAGGAAAATATAAAGATAGCAACGTATAATACAAAAAGCATTTCAAGATTATACAGCAGAATAAAAGATCAAACACCAACACTACTTAGGTCAAATGTTGTCTATAAGATGAATTGTGCGGAATGTGAGTGCACATATATTGGTCACACGTCCCAGTGGCTAAAAAGCAGATTGGCCTTACACAAAAGTGACATCACAAAAAACAACCAGCGATGTGCTTTAACCATACATGCGGTAGAGAAAGGACATAGGATTGACTTCGACAGTGCAGAGATAGTGGCAACTCAGAAAAAGTATAACAAAAGACTCATACTCGAGATGATAAACATAAGGAACCAGAAAGacccaataaataaaaagaccGACATACAGAAACTAAGtaatgtatatacctatctaCTCACATACCCTAACATTAaagaacgaaaaaatttttatgatggaCCGTTGGATGAATAA